In the genome of Deltaproteobacteria bacterium, the window GCGCTTCGTCTCAAGAAGCTGATGGCCGTTCGAATGTATCGCAGGTGGAAGACCGTGGGTGATCTGTCCGAGGAGAAGGCGAAGAAGGCGCTCAAGGAGACGGGGCTCACCCCGGACTCGGCCGAAGGCATCTTCTATCTCACGGCGCTCGCGAAGTTCAACGATCGCTTCGTCATCCCGCCGGCGCACCGCGAGCAAGCGATGGAGATGCTGGAGTTCACTGGCGACGTGAAGGGCTCCACCGGCTTCGGATTTCGCGAGAAGCCGGAGCGAGGGATGTGACATGTCTACGACGCATTACGACCTGTTGTCGAGGCTGGTCGCATACCCTGGGCCCGAGCTCCGAGCGGAAGTGGCGCACGCGGTTGTCGCGCTCTCGGAGTCCTACCCGCGGGCAGCGCAGAAGCTCGAGCACTTCCTGCAACTCTTGCCCGCCGACGACCTTTTGGCCCTCCGGGAGCTGCACACGAGGACCTTCGACGTACAGCCCATCACGTCCCTCGACATCGGCTACACGCTGTTCGGCGAAGACTACAAGCGGGGAGCGCTGCTCGCCAACCTGAGCAGCGAGCACACGCGGGTGGGGAACGACTGCGGCACGGAGCTCGCCGACCACCTGACCAACGTGCTTCGCCTTCTTCCGAAGCTGATCGACGCGTCCCTGCGGGAGGAACTCGTTCGCGTGCTGCTCGGGCCTGCCCTGGAGGAGATGATCCGCGAGTTCGATCCAACGCGGCTCGCGAAGAAGGAGGCGCTCTACAAGAAACACCACAAGACCCTCATCGAGGCCGCAGCGGGGGAGACGCGCGTCGCCTATCGTCACCTTCTCGAGGCGATCTTCGAAGTACTCCGCCAAGACTTCTCGCTCAAGACCACCTTGCCACGCGAGCAGGAGTCGAGCTTCGCCAAGGCCGTCAGCACCGAGCTCGGGATCGAGGACTGTGACGGCTGCACCAGCGCCCCAGGAGGTACGCCATGAATCTACCGAACGTCTTCCTGTTTGTGGGACTTCCTTATGCGGCGCTGCTCCTCTTCTTCGTCGGCACCATACAGCGCTACCGCAACAAGGGATTCAAGGTCTCTTCCCTCTCGTCTCAGTTCCTCGAGACGAAGGCGCTGTTCTGGGGGACGATGCCCTTCCACGTCGGGATACTCGTGGTCTTTTTCGGGCATCTGACAGCGTTCCTCATTCCGCGCGGGATCTTGTTATGGAACAGCAACCCGCTCCGCCTGATCGTGCTGCACGTCACCGCGTTCACCTTCGGCCTGTGCATTCTCGCCGGCCTGCTTGGCCTCTTGGTCAGAAGGCTGACCAACCGGCGCGTGCGGATGGTGACGACCCGGATGGACGTCGCCCTCGAGCTGCTCCTGCTCGCTCAGGTCGTGCTCGGCCTGTGGATCGCCATTGGCTACCGCTGGGGCTCGTCCTGGTTCGCCGCAGATCTCACGCCCTACCTGAGGTCGCTGTTCGCGTTTGACCCGAACATCGTGGCAGTGAGCGCCATGCCTCTGGTGATCAAGCTTCACATCGTCGGCGCGTGGACGATCGTGGCGATCTTTCCGTTCACTCGATTGGTTCACATCTTGGTCGCACCTCTTCACTACCTCGGGCGTCCGTATCAGCGCGTGATGTGGAACTGGGACCGCAAGGCGATACGCGATCCCGCCACCCCGTGGACCAGGACGCGGCCCAAGAACAACTGACGCAAGGAGCGCGGAGATGGGCGCCGTGGATCACGAGGACCCGCTGACTAGGCAACCCCAGGTGGGGATGGGCAGCGGTGGGTTGTCCCCGATGGATCCACCGGAGGCCTTTTCTCCGCCGGGCCTCGAGCGCGTCTCTGTCTTGGACATGCATCCGTTTCTCCAGCAGTTGTGCGAGGAGCACTCCCTGCTGTCCACGGAGCTCACAGCGTTCGAAGCGGTCCTCCAGTCCGTTCCGAAAGCCGGCTTCACCAAGCACGTGCACGGCGAATTGCTCGGCTTTCTCGACGGACTCGAACGCACTTTCGTCCCGCATAGCCGGCAGGAGGAGGAGAGCCTCTTCCCCTTGCTCAACGCCCGGCTGCTCGAGGAAGGCGAACACGGCAAGGGGCCCGTCGCCACGACCGCCGTAGACATCATGAAGGACGACCATCTGCAGGTCATCCGGCTCTCGGCGGTCATCACGAACTTTCTCAAGATCGCACCGCATTTGCCCGACGCAAGCTCGGCGCTGGTAGTTCGCGACGCCGCGCTGAGGCACGCGAAGTG includes:
- a CDS encoding hemerythrin domain-containing protein, with the translated sequence MGAVDHEDPLTRQPQVGMGSGGLSPMDPPEAFSPPGLERVSVLDMHPFLQQLCEEHSLLSTELTAFEAVLQSVPKAGFTKHVHGELLGFLDGLERTFVPHSRQEEESLFPLLNARLLEEGEHGKGPVATTAVDIMKDDHLQVIRLSAVITNFLKIAPHLPDASSALVVRDAALRHAKCLVDALKLHMFREDNVVFAAAQRLLSTDELDQILPGQGDRIAR
- the narI gene encoding respiratory nitrate reductase subunit gamma, which gives rise to MNLPNVFLFVGLPYAALLLFFVGTIQRYRNKGFKVSSLSSQFLETKALFWGTMPFHVGILVVFFGHLTAFLIPRGILLWNSNPLRLIVLHVTAFTFGLCILAGLLGLLVRRLTNRRVRMVTTRMDVALELLLLAQVVLGLWIAIGYRWGSSWFAADLTPYLRSLFAFDPNIVAVSAMPLVIKLHIVGAWTIVAIFPFTRLVHILVAPLHYLGRPYQRVMWNWDRKAIRDPATPWTRTRPKNN